In the Meiothermus sp. Pnk-1 genome, GAGTAGCGGTACCGACGAACCCGGTCACGCCAGGGGTGCCCCGCACCGCCTCCCAAGCCTCGTTGACCTCGGCAGGGTCGTCTCCCATGTCCATCTGTACGAAGACGTAACCGGGAAACAGCTTACGGCGCACCACCTCTTTCTTGCCGCCGTCGCGGTGCTCGACCACCTCTTCGGTCGGGATCAGGACTTGGTAGATCAGGTTGCCCATGTTGAGCGCGGCGACCCGCTTCTCGAGGTTAGCTTTGACCTTGTCCTCGTACCCTACGTAGGTGTGGACGGCGTACCATTCGATGCTCATAAGCCCGCCTGCCTTACCTGCTGATGAAGCTGATGAGGTTGCGGAAGATCAGATCGTAAAGGC is a window encoding:
- the nusG gene encoding transcription termination/antitermination protein NusG; this translates as MSIEWYAVHTYVGYEDKVKANLEKRVAALNMGNLIYQVLIPTEEVVEHRDGGKKEVVRRKLFPGYVFVQMDMGDDPAEVNEAWEAVRGTPGVTGFVGTATRPVPLTPDEVQHILEASGLAGKKEAPKPQVSFKEGDVVRVVSGPFADFTGVVGEVNLERQKVKVLVSIFGRETPVELDFAQVVRA